The Bacteroidota bacterium genomic sequence ATAATTTGGCACCAACATCAAGCACAACTGCACAGTTGGTTATAGGTGATGCATTAGCTGTTGCTCTTATAGAATCAAGAGGTTTTGGCAGTGATGATTTTGCAAAATATCATCCCGGTGGTGCTTTAGGGAAGAAGTTATATCTGAGGGTTTCAGATATGATTAATAAAAATGCAAAACCAATTGTAAGGCATAATACCGGCGTAAAGGATGTTATCATCGAAATATCTAAAAGCAGATTAGGAGTAACTGCCGTTTTAGATGATAATGATATGATTATTGGTATTATTACTGATGGTGATTTGCGAAGAATGCTTGAAAATAATGATGATTTTAGTAATTTAGAAGCATCAAATATAATGAGTCAGAAACCAAAAACTATTGATGAAAATACTCTGGCAGCAGAAGCATTAAGGATAATGGAGAGTTTTGATATTACTCAACTCTTGGTAGTGGAAGGGAAGGAATTTAAGGGTGTTGTTCATCTACACGATATTATTAAAGAAGGAATAATCTAAAAAATAGATGGCAAAGAACAACGAGATGTCATTTTTAGGACATTTAGAAGTATTAAGATGGCACTTGGTTAGAGCCTTCGCGGCAATATTCATATTTACAATAATAGCTTTTGTTTCGAAAGATATAATATTTGACGATATAATTTTTGGGCCAAAGCAACCGGATTTCTTTACTTATAGAATGTTGTGTAATTTATCGAAGTTCTTTGGTATGGATGGCGCGGGAATGTGCATGGACGAGATGCCGTTTGTTGTTCAGAACCGTACAATGGCAGGACAATTTACATCGCATTTATGGGTTTCATTTATTGCCGGATTTATCATAGCCTTTCCATATATCATGTGGGAAATGTGGCGTTTTTTAAAACCGGGATTAACAATAAAAGAACGTAGCTATACCAATGGTGTAGTTTTTGTGAGTACTGTGTTATTTATGTTAGGAATATTGTTCGGCTATTATCTGATTGCACCATTGTCGATAAATTTTTTGGGAGGCTACAGAGTAAGTGATGAAATTTTGAACGAAATAGATTTATCATCCTATATCAGTACCGTATCAACAGTAACATTATCATCAGGAGTTGTTTTTGAGTTACCTATAATTGTATATTTTTTAGCTAAAATAGACTTGCTGACTCCTGATATGATGAGAAGTTATCGTCGTCATTCTTTTGTTGGTGTATTGGTATTGTCTGCTATTATTACTCCTCCGGATATTTCAAGTCAGATTTTGGTATCTATACCTATTATGATACTTTATGAGTTATCTATATATATAGCAGCATTTGTTGTAAAACAAAATAAAAAGAAAGAAATAGAGTAACCTAAAAGTTTTATTTAAAAG encodes the following:
- a CDS encoding KpsF/GutQ family sugar-phosphate isomerase is translated as MKRNIKTVVKEVILTESEAIRKLADYVDDEFVEVVDLICVSKGRVIITGIGKSANIGNKIVATLNSTGTPAVFMHAADAIHGDLGNIQDGDVVVCISKSGNTPEIKVLVPLVRNMGNKIVAITGNLDSYLGKNSDYRLNASVEKEACPNNLAPTSSTTAQLVIGDALAVALIESRGFGSDDFAKYHPGGALGKKLYLRVSDMINKNAKPIVRHNTGVKDVIIEISKSRLGVTAVLDDNDMIIGIITDGDLRRMLENNDDFSNLEASNIMSQKPKTIDENTLAAEALRIMESFDITQLLVVEGKEFKGVVHLHDIIKEGII
- the tatC gene encoding twin-arginine translocase subunit TatC, yielding MAKNNEMSFLGHLEVLRWHLVRAFAAIFIFTIIAFVSKDIIFDDIIFGPKQPDFFTYRMLCNLSKFFGMDGAGMCMDEMPFVVQNRTMAGQFTSHLWVSFIAGFIIAFPYIMWEMWRFLKPGLTIKERSYTNGVVFVSTVLFMLGILFGYYLIAPLSINFLGGYRVSDEILNEIDLSSYISTVSTVTLSSGVVFELPIIVYFLAKIDLLTPDMMRSYRRHSFVGVLVLSAIITPPDISSQILVSIPIMILYELSIYIAAFVVKQNKKKEIE